In Streptomyces durocortorensis, a genomic segment contains:
- a CDS encoding family 2B encapsulin nanocompartment shell protein, protein MSVGEEVRDTQAPPQQSLGTAAARNLATTTKSAPQMQEITSRWLLKMLPWVQVQGGTYRVNRRLSYSVGDGRVTFVQTGDRVAVIPAELGELPALRDFGDEEVLAELARRCEQRDVAAGEVLAASGDAADRVYLLAHGKVQKIGSGPYGDEMELGVLADGAYFGDHSLIDGDAVWEYTARAVTACTLLTLSRADVYNLAERAESLHGHLAGLLSIPQQRTNKYGEAEIDLSAGHVGEAVVPHTFVDYDAAPREYELSVAQTVLKVHSRVADLYNQPMNQTEQQLRLTVEALRERQEHELINNREFGLLNNCDYGQRLQPHDGVPSPDDMDELLSRRRGSKLFLAHPRAIAAFGRECNRRGLVPESIDIGGHHVPAWRGVPIFPSNKIPVSDARTTSIICMRTGEAEQGVIGLQQTGIPDEIEPSLSVRFMGIDEQAIISYLVTAYYSAAILVPDALGVLENVEVSRWR, encoded by the coding sequence ATGTCCGTTGGTGAAGAGGTTCGCGACACGCAGGCGCCGCCGCAGCAGAGTCTGGGGACGGCGGCTGCGCGGAACCTCGCGACGACCACCAAGTCCGCGCCGCAGATGCAGGAGATCACCTCACGGTGGCTGCTGAAGATGCTGCCGTGGGTGCAGGTACAAGGCGGTACGTACCGGGTGAACCGTCGGCTCAGCTATTCGGTCGGTGACGGCCGGGTGACCTTCGTCCAGACCGGGGACCGGGTGGCCGTCATCCCCGCGGAACTGGGGGAGCTGCCCGCTCTGAGGGACTTCGGGGACGAGGAGGTGCTCGCCGAGCTCGCCCGCAGGTGCGAGCAGCGGGACGTGGCCGCGGGGGAGGTGCTCGCCGCCTCGGGGGACGCGGCGGACCGGGTCTATCTGCTGGCGCACGGCAAGGTCCAGAAGATCGGCTCCGGGCCCTACGGGGACGAGATGGAGCTCGGGGTCCTCGCCGACGGCGCGTATTTCGGTGACCACAGTCTGATCGACGGTGATGCCGTCTGGGAGTACACCGCCCGCGCCGTCACCGCGTGCACGCTGCTGACCCTGAGCCGTGCCGATGTCTACAACCTCGCGGAGCGCGCCGAATCACTGCACGGCCACCTCGCAGGTCTGCTCTCCATCCCGCAGCAGCGGACCAACAAGTACGGCGAGGCGGAGATCGACCTCTCCGCCGGGCATGTGGGCGAGGCCGTCGTCCCGCACACCTTCGTCGACTACGACGCCGCTCCGCGCGAGTACGAACTGAGCGTCGCCCAGACGGTGCTGAAGGTGCACAGCAGGGTCGCCGATCTCTACAACCAGCCGATGAACCAGACCGAGCAGCAGTTGCGGCTCACGGTCGAGGCGCTGCGTGAGCGCCAGGAGCACGAGCTGATCAACAACAGGGAGTTCGGACTGCTCAACAACTGCGACTACGGGCAGCGGCTCCAGCCGCACGACGGGGTGCCCAGCCCGGACGACATGGACGAACTGCTCTCGCGGCGCCGTGGATCGAAGCTCTTCCTCGCCCATCCGCGGGCCATCGCCGCCTTCGGCCGCGAGTGCAACCGGCGTGGGCTCGTCCCGGAGAGCATCGACATCGGCGGCCACCACGTGCCCGCCTGGCGCGGAGTGCCGATCTTCCCGTCCAACAAGATCCCCGTCTCCGATGCCCGCACCACCTCCATCATCTGCATGAGGACCGGCGAGGCCGAGCAGGGGGTCATCGGTCTCCAGCAGACCGGCATCCCCGACGAGATCGAGCCGAGCCTCTCGGTCCGCTTCATGGGGATCGACGAGCAGGCAATCATCTCCTACCTGGTGACGGCGTACTACTCCGCCGCCATTCTGGTGCCGGACGCCCTCGGAGTGCTGGAGAACGTCGAGGTCAGCCGCTGGCGCTGA
- a CDS encoding RrF2 family transcriptional regulator produces the protein MRLTRFTDVALRVLMRLAVTEGGDPPTTREVAATMRVPYTHAAKVVARLQHLGLLDARRGRGGGLTLTTAGHSASIGSLVRELEGAEEVVECEGGTPCPLRSACRLRGALRQAQEAFYASLDPITVTDLVAAPTGPLLLGIGSGPPPD, from the coding sequence ATGCGGCTGACGAGATTCACCGACGTGGCCCTCCGCGTTCTCATGCGCCTCGCGGTCACCGAGGGCGGAGATCCGCCGACCACCCGCGAGGTGGCGGCCACCATGCGGGTGCCGTACACCCACGCCGCGAAGGTCGTCGCCCGACTCCAGCACCTCGGCCTCCTCGACGCCCGCCGCGGCCGGGGCGGCGGGCTCACGCTCACGACGGCCGGACACTCCGCCTCGATCGGCTCGCTGGTGCGGGAGCTGGAAGGGGCGGAGGAGGTCGTCGAGTGCGAGGGCGGCACCCCCTGCCCGCTCCGCTCCGCCTGCCGGCTGCGCGGCGCGCTGCGCCAGGCCCAGGAAGCCTTCTATGCCTCACTGGACCCGATCACCGTCACCGACCTCGTCGCCGCCCCCACGGGCCCGCTGCTGCTGGGCATCGGCAGCGGCCCGCCACCGGACTGA
- a CDS encoding choice-of-anchor A family protein — MEQKARRRGNAIRAAVTVATAAAMVGVLAPAAGADPLPGGLGPCLGSSCPPSWNDPNNGPVTNFDSNINVYVGGDFLVREAAAEAEGKVVTLGRFDMDKRDGVSQIYNVGIAGVGSRVPPPDGSDYLTAGGDVTIAEGERLLAEEGTHSGRVAYAGELTGTVNPTTAPRFDADAAAPYTALRPQLTEASHCYAYDGDDHREVTGTWQKAGDVMTFTGDGTSAIQIFDVDADLESEAGGNTGFVFNGIPEGATVLVNVYGGTRSVATFMGSFPNEGLRENLLWNFPDATDLSLTGPAQFEGSILVGQPTSTTVLSMSGTNGRFYTAGSLTHTSAGASGGQEIHAYPFDGDLPTCTPEPTPTPTDPTPTPTDPTPTPTDPTPTPTDPTPTPTPTDPTPTPTDPTPTPTDPTPTPTDPTPTPTDPTPTPTDPTPTPTDPTPTPTDPTPTPTDPTPTPTDPTPTPTDPTPTPTHHTPHPTHSPSHPGKLPDTGSRGGEWIIGSIAAALVAAGGTVLVATRRARRRTY; from the coding sequence ATGGAACAGAAGGCGCGCAGGCGCGGCAACGCAATCCGGGCAGCAGTGACAGTGGCCACGGCCGCGGCGATGGTGGGCGTGCTGGCCCCGGCCGCGGGTGCCGATCCGCTGCCGGGCGGACTGGGACCCTGCCTCGGCAGCTCCTGCCCGCCCAGCTGGAACGACCCCAACAACGGCCCGGTAACCAACTTCGACAGCAACATCAATGTCTACGTCGGCGGCGACTTCCTGGTCCGGGAGGCGGCGGCCGAGGCGGAGGGGAAGGTCGTCACCCTCGGCCGGTTCGACATGGACAAGCGGGACGGGGTCTCGCAGATCTACAACGTCGGCATCGCGGGCGTCGGCTCGCGGGTGCCGCCGCCGGACGGCTCCGACTATCTGACGGCGGGCGGGGACGTCACGATCGCCGAAGGCGAGCGCCTCCTCGCGGAGGAGGGCACGCACTCCGGCCGCGTCGCGTACGCGGGTGAGCTCACGGGCACGGTGAACCCCACCACCGCCCCGCGCTTCGACGCGGACGCGGCCGCCCCGTACACCGCGCTGCGCCCGCAGCTCACCGAGGCCAGTCACTGCTACGCGTACGACGGCGACGATCACCGGGAGGTGACGGGCACGTGGCAGAAGGCAGGTGACGTCATGACGTTCACCGGTGACGGTACGTCCGCGATCCAGATCTTCGACGTGGACGCGGACCTGGAGTCGGAGGCGGGTGGCAACACGGGGTTCGTGTTCAACGGCATCCCCGAGGGCGCGACCGTCCTCGTCAACGTCTACGGCGGCACCCGCAGCGTCGCCACGTTCATGGGCTCGTTCCCCAACGAGGGCCTCCGCGAGAACCTGCTGTGGAACTTCCCGGACGCCACCGACCTGTCGCTGACCGGTCCGGCCCAGTTCGAGGGCAGCATCCTGGTCGGCCAGCCGACGAGCACCACCGTGCTCAGCATGAGCGGCACCAACGGCCGCTTCTACACGGCGGGTTCGCTCACCCACACCTCGGCGGGCGCATCGGGGGGCCAGGAGATCCACGCGTACCCCTTCGACGGCGACCTGCCGACCTGCACACCGGAGCCGACGCCGACTCCGACGGACCCGACTCCCACGCCGACGGACCCGACGCCGACTCCGACGGACCCCACGCCGACGCCGACCGATCCGACTCCCACGCCGACGCCGACGGACCCGACTCCGACTCCGACGGACCCCACCCCGACGCCGACCGATCCGACGCCGACGCCGACGGACCCGACTCCGACTCCGACGGACCCCACCCCCACCCCCACGGACCCGACGCCGACCCCGACGGACCCGACGCCGACCCCGACGGACCCCACCCCCACCCCCACGGACCCGACGCCGACCCCGACGGACCCGACGCCGACCCCGACGGACCCCACCCCCACCCCCACGCACCACACCCCGCACCCCACCCACTCGCCGAGCCACCCGGGCAAGCTTCCCGACACCGGCTCCCGGGGCGGTGAATGGATCATCGGGTCCATCGCGGCAGCGCTCGTGGCCGCCGGTGGAACGGTCCTGGTGGCCACGCGCAGGGCACGCCGCCGCACGTACTAG
- a CDS encoding GNAT family N-acetyltransferase: MGIRTQQAQPEDRARVVSVMEEAFHHDPVSSWVFPDEAHRRAVHGRFLGVFVDVALAEGRIDIAEGDAAVALWLPVPAGAPEEEDPTPALMRRTADPGNERCELVGRLTGAVHPHDRAHAYLLMIGVRPERQGEGIGAELIGAELERCDREGVPAYLEASSARSRTLYERLGFRFLGRTVDLPDGPPMWPMWREPRMPCAG; encoded by the coding sequence ATGGGCATACGGACACAGCAGGCGCAACCGGAGGACAGGGCCCGGGTCGTCTCGGTCATGGAAGAGGCGTTCCACCACGACCCGGTCAGCAGCTGGGTGTTCCCGGACGAGGCCCACCGGCGGGCCGTGCACGGAAGGTTCCTCGGCGTCTTCGTGGACGTCGCCCTCGCCGAAGGGCGTATCGACATTGCCGAGGGCGACGCGGCGGTGGCCCTGTGGCTGCCGGTGCCCGCCGGAGCCCCCGAGGAGGAGGACCCCACGCCCGCGCTGATGCGGCGGACCGCCGACCCCGGCAACGAACGCTGCGAGCTGGTGGGGAGGCTCACCGGAGCGGTCCACCCGCACGACCGCGCGCACGCCTATCTCCTGATGATCGGCGTCCGGCCCGAGCGCCAGGGGGAGGGCATCGGGGCGGAGCTGATCGGGGCGGAGCTGGAACGCTGCGACCGGGAGGGGGTGCCCGCGTATCTGGAGGCCAGCAGCGCCCGCAGCCGGACGCTGTACGAGCGGCTCGGATTCCGTTTCCTGGGCCGCACGGTCGACCTGCCGGACGGTCCGCCCATGTGGCCCATGTGGCGTGAGCCCCGTATGCCATGTGCGGGTTGA
- a CDS encoding DUF6304 family protein, with protein sequence MTDESWAGWYRDRRGSDAVVLTTDGQQLRIRIRGVDFEGESFDDLAPVAGMPPESGMVALADGALTDCVLEWDLPLPVLVAGTLRHATLSCLLSLRRADPDLHLALHLDGAVYESARAESDFAAALAAVQRILPDGIRLQTCIACAFSDYFPAPGRGLSGGLACFRGAKEAYRGAAGEDDVLDLWDRRSGFVQEVWSCREFEARPADGAGTGHRGAFPLELA encoded by the coding sequence ATGACAGATGAGTCGTGGGCCGGCTGGTACCGGGACCGCAGGGGTTCCGACGCCGTCGTCCTCACCACGGACGGACAGCAGCTCCGCATCCGGATCCGAGGGGTCGACTTCGAGGGCGAGAGCTTCGACGACCTGGCCCCGGTGGCGGGGATGCCGCCGGAGAGCGGGATGGTCGCCCTCGCGGACGGCGCACTCACCGACTGTGTACTGGAGTGGGACCTGCCGCTGCCCGTCCTCGTCGCGGGCACGCTCCGGCACGCCACGCTCAGCTGCCTGCTCTCGCTGCGCCGGGCCGACCCGGACCTCCACCTCGCCCTCCATCTGGACGGTGCGGTCTACGAGTCGGCCCGCGCCGAAAGCGACTTCGCCGCCGCCCTGGCCGCCGTCCAGCGCATCCTCCCGGACGGCATCCGCCTCCAGACCTGCATCGCCTGCGCCTTCTCCGACTACTTCCCGGCCCCCGGCCGCGGCCTGTCCGGTGGCCTCGCCTGCTTCCGTGGAGCCAAGGAGGCCTACCGGGGAGCGGCGGGCGAGGACGATGTCCTGGACCTGTGGGACCGGCGGTCCGGGTTCGTCCAGGAGGTCTGGAGCTGCCGGGAGTTCGAGGCGCGCCCGGCCGACGGCGCGGGCACCGGTCACCGGGGTGCCTTCCCCCTGGAACTCGCCTGA
- a CDS encoding globin domain-containing protein, which translates to MLSDRSTATVRATLPAVGAAMGDIADLFYEKLFAAHPELLRDLFNRGNQASGDQRRALAGSIAAFATQLVERPGTRPDAILDRIAHKHASLGVAPEQYEVVHTHLFAAIAEVLGDAVTPEVAAAWGEVYWLMANSLIAAEERLYAQQGVLAGAAWREWEVTARIEETKDVTTFRLHPADGSDAPAFRPGQYVSVQVELPDGARQIRQYSLSSAPGSPLRSITVKRVRGAGTPDGEVSRHLHEHTRAGHLLSLSAPYGDLVLDDLDAPLLLASAGIGCTPMLSMLEHLAGEGHDRPVTVVHGDRSPADHALRTDHVRLTEKLPDAEAHFWYETPDAGHPANRTGLVDLNSITVWPGTHAYLCGPLPFMRAVRTQLLEAGVRPADIHYEAFGPDLWPTAP; encoded by the coding sequence ATGCTCTCCGACCGGTCCACCGCCACTGTCCGCGCCACCCTCCCCGCCGTCGGCGCGGCCATGGGGGACATCGCGGACCTCTTCTACGAGAAGCTCTTCGCCGCCCACCCCGAGTTGCTGCGGGACCTGTTCAACCGGGGCAATCAGGCCTCCGGCGACCAGCGACGGGCGCTCGCCGGTTCCATCGCCGCGTTCGCGACCCAGCTGGTGGAGCGGCCCGGCACCCGCCCCGACGCGATACTGGACCGGATCGCCCACAAGCACGCCTCTCTCGGGGTGGCCCCCGAGCAGTACGAGGTGGTGCACACCCACCTCTTCGCCGCCATCGCCGAGGTCCTGGGCGACGCGGTCACCCCTGAGGTCGCCGCGGCCTGGGGCGAGGTCTACTGGCTGATGGCGAACTCCCTCATCGCCGCCGAGGAGCGCCTCTACGCCCAGCAGGGCGTCCTGGCGGGCGCGGCGTGGCGGGAATGGGAGGTCACCGCCCGGATCGAGGAGACCAAGGACGTCACCACCTTCCGCCTCCACCCGGCGGACGGCAGCGACGCCCCCGCGTTCCGCCCCGGCCAGTACGTATCCGTACAGGTCGAACTCCCGGACGGAGCCCGCCAGATACGCCAGTACAGCCTGTCCTCGGCCCCCGGCTCCCCGCTGCGTTCGATCACCGTCAAACGCGTGCGCGGGGCCGGCACCCCCGACGGCGAGGTCTCCCGCCACCTGCACGAGCACACCCGCGCGGGCCACCTGCTGAGCCTCTCCGCCCCCTACGGGGACCTGGTGCTCGACGACCTGGACGCGCCGCTGCTGCTGGCATCGGCGGGCATCGGCTGCACCCCCATGCTGTCGATGCTGGAGCACCTGGCCGGGGAGGGCCACGACCGCCCCGTCACCGTGGTGCACGGCGACCGCTCCCCCGCCGACCACGCCCTGCGCACCGACCACGTCCGGCTGACGGAGAAGCTCCCCGACGCCGAGGCGCACTTCTGGTACGAGACCCCGGATGCCGGGCACCCGGCGAATCGCACGGGGCTCGTCGACCTGAACAGCATCACCGTATGGCCGGGCACCCACGCCTATCTGTGCGGTCCGCTCCCCTTCATGCGCGCCGTCCGCACCCAGTTGCTGGAGGCGGGGGTCCGCCCGGCCGACATCCACTACGAGGCGTTCGGCCCGGACCTCTGGCCGACCGCCCCCTGA
- a CDS encoding NAD-dependent epimerase/dehydratase family protein has product MRLLMLGGTEFVGRAVTDAALERGWQVTVFHRGHHAPPPGVRALTGDRTAGAAGLAALADGGATWDLVVDTWSGAPAAVRDAARLLTGRAGHYTYVSSRSVYAYPTPAGLGEDSPLLAGASPDEGGDVPYGQAKRGGELAALDAFGDRALLARAGLIIGPGENVGRLPWWLSRIARGGPVIAPGPRTAGLQYIDARDLARWLLDAAARGLNGPYDTVSRPGHTTMGELLDACVAVTASDAELRWTGPDILLAAGAEPWSDLPIWLPPGELHDTMHRGGHAKAHAAGLRCRPAGETVADTWTWLSERGGVAPQRPDRPAVGLDPRLEAKLLAL; this is encoded by the coding sequence ATGAGGCTTCTGATGCTGGGCGGTACGGAGTTCGTCGGACGGGCGGTCACCGACGCGGCGCTGGAGCGGGGCTGGCAGGTCACGGTGTTCCACCGCGGCCACCACGCGCCCCCGCCCGGCGTGCGCGCGCTGACCGGGGACCGCACCGCGGGCGCGGCCGGGCTCGCGGCGCTCGCGGACGGGGGTGCGACCTGGGACCTGGTCGTCGACACCTGGAGCGGTGCGCCCGCCGCCGTACGGGACGCCGCCCGGCTGCTGACCGGCCGGGCCGGGCACTACACGTACGTCTCCAGCCGCTCGGTCTACGCCTACCCGACCCCCGCGGGGCTGGGCGAGGACAGCCCCCTGCTGGCCGGGGCCTCGCCGGACGAGGGCGGGGACGTGCCCTACGGCCAGGCCAAGCGCGGCGGTGAGCTGGCCGCCCTGGACGCCTTCGGGGACCGGGCCCTGCTGGCGCGGGCCGGGCTGATCATCGGCCCCGGCGAGAACGTCGGCCGACTGCCCTGGTGGCTGTCGCGGATCGCCCGCGGCGGCCCGGTGATCGCCCCCGGCCCACGTACGGCCGGGCTCCAGTACATCGACGCCCGGGACCTCGCCCGGTGGCTCCTGGATGCGGCGGCGCGCGGGCTGAACGGCCCGTACGACACCGTGAGCCGCCCCGGCCACACCACCATGGGCGAGCTGCTGGACGCCTGCGTCGCGGTCACCGCGTCCGACGCCGAGCTGCGCTGGACCGGTCCGGACATTCTGCTGGCCGCCGGGGCCGAGCCGTGGAGCGACCTGCCGATCTGGCTCCCGCCGGGCGAGCTCCACGACACCATGCACCGGGGCGGCCACGCCAAGGCGCACGCCGCCGGGCTGCGCTGCCGGCCGGCCGGAGAGACCGTCGCGGACACCTGGACCTGGCTGAGCGAGCGGGGCGGCGTCGCTCCCCAGCGCCCCGACCGCCCCGCCGTGGGCCTCGATCCCCGGTTGGAGGCGAAGCTGCTGGCTCTCTGA
- a CDS encoding SDR family oxidoreductase, producing the protein MIGPLTAVTGASGAVGGRVARRLARTGVPVRLLGRDPARLPDLPGADRAPAAAYGDAEAMRRALDGAHTLFLVSAHESPHRVREHTTAIDAAVAVGVERIVYVSFQGAAPDATFTFARDHWDTEAHIRTAEVRHTFLRDNWYLAGLPAMTGADGVLRGPGGDGRVAAVAHEDIADAAAAVLLDEGTTYDGRTYDLTGPEAFTLAEAAEELSRATGRTVTYVPETREEAYASRAGYGAEDWEVAGWVTSYEAIARGELAAVSDAVPLLTGHPAKSFAQYLVENPDSYRHLLPAG; encoded by the coding sequence GTGATCGGCCCCCTGACCGCCGTGACCGGAGCGAGCGGAGCCGTCGGCGGCCGGGTTGCCCGGCGCCTCGCCCGCACCGGCGTACCCGTACGGCTCCTCGGCCGTGACCCGGCCCGCCTGCCCGACCTGCCCGGCGCGGACCGCGCGCCCGCCGCCGCTTACGGAGACGCGGAGGCCATGCGGCGGGCCCTCGACGGGGCGCACACCCTGTTCCTGGTCTCCGCGCACGAGAGCCCCCACCGGGTGCGCGAGCACACCACGGCGATCGACGCGGCCGTGGCGGTGGGCGTGGAACGGATCGTCTACGTGTCCTTCCAAGGTGCCGCGCCCGACGCCACGTTCACCTTCGCCCGCGACCACTGGGACACCGAGGCCCACATCCGTACGGCCGAGGTCCGCCACACCTTCCTGCGCGACAACTGGTATCTGGCGGGGCTGCCCGCGATGACGGGGGCCGACGGCGTGCTGCGCGGACCGGGCGGCGACGGGCGGGTCGCGGCCGTCGCCCACGAGGACATCGCGGACGCGGCGGCCGCCGTGCTGCTCGACGAGGGCACCACCTACGACGGCAGGACCTATGACCTCACCGGACCCGAGGCGTTCACCCTCGCCGAGGCCGCCGAGGAGCTGAGCCGGGCCACCGGACGTACCGTCACCTACGTCCCCGAGACCCGCGAGGAGGCCTACGCCTCCCGGGCCGGCTACGGGGCCGAGGACTGGGAGGTGGCCGGGTGGGTCACCTCGTACGAGGCGATCGCGCGCGGCGAACTGGCCGCCGTGTCGGACGCCGTGCCCCTGCTCACCGGCCACCCGGCCAAGAGCTTCGCGCAATACCTGGTGGAGAACCCGGACAGCTACCGCCACCTGCTGCCCGCCGGCTGA
- a CDS encoding family 2 encapsulin nanocompartment cargo protein polyprenyl transferase → MTSTDAATEGHEAAALLERTRAVVDPHLRSAVESLPGGIRRIAMYHFGWENADGTPAAGQAGKAIRPALVLAAARALGGDPERAVRAAVAVELAHNFTLLHDDVIDEDTTRRHRPTAWAVFGIPDAIIAGDAMLALAQRLLAEDTHPAAARAAARLSSCVIELCAGQQADCAFEERGPDEVTLDECLAMATAKTGALLGCACALGALYAGAEDRAVRAMDGFGREAGLSFQLIDDLIGIWGDPERTGKPVGADLSAHKKSLPVVAALTSGTPAAAELAALYRGPMSTSAEVNRAADAVDRAGGRDWAQVCAADRMARAVHHLSRAVPDPSGAGDLLALAEFVTRRTS, encoded by the coding sequence ATGACCAGTACGGACGCAGCGACGGAAGGGCACGAGGCCGCGGCGCTGCTGGAGCGCACCCGCGCGGTCGTCGACCCCCATCTGCGATCGGCCGTGGAGTCGCTGCCCGGCGGCATACGCCGGATCGCGATGTACCACTTCGGCTGGGAGAACGCCGACGGGACCCCCGCCGCCGGGCAGGCCGGGAAGGCCATCAGGCCGGCCCTCGTGCTGGCCGCCGCCCGCGCGCTGGGCGGCGATCCCGAGCGGGCGGTGCGGGCCGCCGTCGCCGTCGAACTCGCTCACAACTTCACCCTGCTCCACGACGACGTCATCGACGAGGACACCACCCGCAGGCACCGTCCCACCGCCTGGGCGGTCTTCGGCATCCCGGACGCGATCATCGCCGGCGACGCCATGCTCGCCCTCGCCCAGCGGCTGCTCGCCGAGGACACACATCCGGCCGCCGCCCGCGCCGCCGCCCGCCTCTCCTCCTGCGTCATCGAGCTGTGCGCGGGCCAGCAGGCGGACTGCGCCTTCGAGGAGCGCGGCCCCGACGAGGTCACCCTCGACGAATGCCTCGCGATGGCGACCGCCAAGACCGGTGCCCTGCTCGGCTGTGCCTGTGCGCTCGGCGCCCTCTACGCCGGGGCGGAGGACCGGGCGGTCCGGGCGATGGACGGCTTCGGACGGGAGGCGGGGCTCTCCTTCCAGCTCATCGACGACCTGATCGGCATCTGGGGCGACCCGGAGCGCACCGGCAAACCCGTCGGGGCCGACCTGTCCGCCCACAAGAAGTCCCTGCCCGTGGTCGCCGCCCTCACCTCCGGCACCCCGGCCGCCGCCGAGCTCGCCGCCCTCTACCGGGGCCCCATGAGCACCTCCGCCGAGGTCAACCGGGCGGCCGACGCGGTGGACCGGGCCGGCGGCCGGGACTGGGCCCAGGTCTGCGCCGCCGACCGGATGGCCCGCGCGGTCCACCACCTCTCCCGTGCGGTCCCCGACCCGAGCGGCGCGGGCGACCTGCTGGCCCTGGCCGAATTCGTCACCCGCCGCACCAGCTGA
- a CDS encoding 1-aminocyclopropane-1-carboxylate deaminase/D-cysteine desulfhydrase, with translation MNRPSRLDALLHPWLPSPLREAHDERFARHGVRLFLKRDDLIHPDLPGNKWRKLALNLAAAAGRPMLTFGGAYSNHLRATAAAGRLLGFPTIGVVRGDELARRPLNPSLARCADDGMRLHFVDRATYRAKASPEVLDGLLSRYGDVVVIPEGGSNALAAQGCTALGRELAGEADVAAVACGTGGTLAGLAAGLAPGQRALGIPVLRGAFLGEAVQRLQREAFGGPAGNWSLDERFAFGGYARSTRELEAFAADFEDRHGLPVERVYVAKLLFALTALTEEGAFRPGTRVAAVVTGAPEAPTAHKSPDRPPPRSGPARGAPG, from the coding sequence GTGAACCGCCCGTCCCGCCTCGACGCCCTTCTGCACCCCTGGCTGCCCTCCCCGCTGCGAGAAGCCCACGACGAGCGTTTCGCGCGCCACGGAGTGCGGCTGTTCCTCAAGAGGGACGACCTGATCCACCCCGATCTGCCGGGCAACAAGTGGCGCAAGCTCGCCCTCAACCTGGCGGCGGCCGCCGGGCGCCCCATGCTGACGTTCGGCGGGGCGTACTCCAACCACCTGCGGGCCACCGCGGCGGCCGGAAGGCTGCTGGGCTTTCCCACCATCGGCGTCGTCCGCGGCGACGAGCTGGCCCGCAGGCCACTCAACCCGTCGCTGGCCCGATGCGCGGACGACGGCATGCGGCTGCACTTCGTGGACCGTGCGACGTACCGCGCGAAGGCCTCCCCCGAGGTCCTGGACGGCCTGCTGAGCCGGTACGGGGACGTTGTGGTCATCCCGGAGGGCGGCAGCAACGCGTTGGCCGCTCAGGGCTGTACGGCGCTGGGGCGCGAGCTGGCCGGTGAGGCCGATGTGGCGGCCGTGGCCTGCGGGACCGGCGGGACCCTCGCCGGTCTCGCCGCCGGTCTGGCCCCCGGGCAGCGGGCCCTCGGCATCCCCGTGCTGCGCGGCGCCTTCCTGGGCGAGGCGGTGCAACGGCTCCAGCGCGAGGCGTTCGGCGGACCGGCCGGGAACTGGTCGCTGGACGAGCGCTTCGCCTTCGGCGGTTACGCCCGCTCCACCCGGGAGCTGGAGGCGTTCGCCGCGGACTTCGAGGACCGGCACGGGCTGCCCGTGGAGCGCGTCTACGTCGCGAAACTGCTGTTCGCGCTGACCGCGCTGACCGAGGAGGGGGCGTTCCGGCCGGGCACCCGGGTGGCCGCCGTCGTGACCGGCGCCCCGGAGGCACCGACCGCCCACAAGTCACCCGACCGACCGCCACCCCGCTCGGGCCCCGCCCGCGGGGCACCCGGCTGA